The DNA region GGCTGATGCGCGCCTCGACCAGGTATTCCTTGCCCTGCTCGAGCACGATACCGGCTTCCGCGCGAATCAGGGTCCGGACGATGTCGAACTCTGCCTGGGTGATCGCCATGCTCACACCACTTCCGTGCGACGGCTGTCGCGGGGGATCACCGGCTGGGATGCGATCCAGCCGGTCGTCGTAGTCGCAGTCACGCGCCGCGTGATCTCTGCGGCGATGTCCGGCAGCGGCAGCACCTTGTCGGCGAGCCCCGCGCGGACGACGAATCCGGGCATGCCCCACACGACGCTGCTGGCCTCGTCCTGTGCCAGGACCTGCCCTCCGGCATCGCGGATGCCCTCGCACCCGCGCAGCCCGTCCTGCCCCATGCCCGTGAGGATCACCCCCAGCGTGCGGTGGCCGTAGAGGGCCACCACCGACCGGAACATGGGATCGACGGCGGGCCGGCAGGAGTTCTCCGGCGGGTCCTGGTTGAGTGCCACGCGCACCTCCGTGCCCTGGCGCTCGAGCACCATGTGGTAGTCGCCGGGCGCGATCGTCACCGTCCCCGGCGTCACGAGCATGCCGGGGGCGCCTTCGCGTACCTCGAGGGGCGATTGCTGGTTCAGTCGCTCGGCCAGCAGCCGCGTGAACATCGGCGGCATGTGCTGCGTGATCACCACCGGCACCCGCAGGTCGGCCGGCAGGGACGGGATGAGCGCCGCCAACGCGTTCGGCCCTCCCGTGGACACGCCGATGGCGACGATCGACGGGCGCGCGTCGCCGAGATGCGACGGGCGAGCCGACGTGGCGGCGCCCCGGGGCGCCGGGGGAACGGGCGGCGCGGTCGGCCTTGCAGCCGCCACCGGCACCACGATCCGGCCCGCCAGCGTCTTGATGCGCGGGATCAGGTCCTCGCGGACGCGCTGCTGCGCGAGCGCCACGCTGCCGACGTTGGCCGGCTTGGTCACGTAGTCGGAGGCGCCCGCCGCGAGGGCATCGAGCGTCGCCGTGCCGCCACGCTCGGTGAGCGTGCTGAACATGATCACCGGCAGCTTCGGGTACGTCGGCCGCAGCGCGCGGACGGTCTCGATGCCGTTGAGCTCCGGCATCTCCACATCCATCGTGACGACATCGGGATTGACCTGCGGGATCTTCTGCAGGGCGATGCGGCCGTTGGCCGCGGTGCCGACCACCTCGATCTCGGGATCGTCGGCCAGCGCATCGGAGACCAGTCGCCTCACGACGACGGCATCGTCCACGATGAGCACACGGATGCGGGACATGGCGGGAGGCTTTCGGGATCTACTGGGTCAGTCCGAGCAGGCGCAGCTTGTCCGCGATCACGTCGCGCGTGAAGGGCTTCATCACGTACTCGTTGGCGCCGGCGCCGAGGGCGCGGGCCATCTGCGACATCTCGGTCTCGGTGGTCACCATCATCATGCGGAGGTTGGCAAACCGCGTGTCCTGCCGCACCGCCTCCACCAGCTCGAGCCCGTTCATCTCCGGCATGTTCCAGTCGACCAGCGCGAGATCGGTGTCCTCGTGCTGCTGCAGGTGGGTCAGGGCCTCGCGGCCATGCCCCGCCTGTGCGACCTCGAAGCCGAGGTCCTGCAGCATCCGGGACAGCATCAGGCGCATGGCCCGGGAATCATCAACGACGAGTGCTTTCATAATCTCATCCCTGCACGGTGACGCGCGCGGCGGGGCCGCCGGGTGTCCCTGGATACCCTGCCGCCTTGGCGCGCAGGGCCACGACCTGTCGATGCAGCAACTGACGGCCCGCCCGCCGGAGGCGCGCGTCGAGGTGCACCTGCGCCCGGCCAGCCCGCCCCCACAGCCTCGCCGCCATCTCCTCGCGGCGGGCCCGTTCACGCGCGTACAGTCCGACGATGGCCGGCACGAGCGCGCGCTCCCTGTGCCAGGCGGTCCAGCCTTCCACCGCCGCGTCGACCAGGCGACGGGCCGCGGGCACGGCCGACTCGCGCGCCGTCAGGGCCGCGTCCTGCCGCGCCCGGATGTCGTCGATGGTGAAGACCCGCGCCTCGATGTCGGCGTCGACGTTGCGCGGCACGCCGAGATCGCAGACCACCAGGCGCGATGGCCGGTGGCCCTGGCGTGCGGACGAGGCGCTTCCGGCGAGTGCGAGCATGGCGGAGGTCAGGACCGGCACCGAGGTACCGGTCGCGCCAATTACAACATCGGCATCGGCGAGCCAGTCCTCCAACTGCGGCACCACCGCGCCGCGGCCGCCGACGTGGGTGGCCAGCTCGGTGGCCCTGCCCCGATCCTTGCTGACGATCGTCAGGTCGTAGATGCCGCGCTTGGCCAGGTGGCGAGCCACGTCGGTCGCCACGGCGCCCGTCCCGATGATGCTCACCCGGCGGGCCAGCGGCGCCGCGTACGCGAGCTGGTGCGCGACACAGCCGCCGATGCTCACGTGCCCGCGACCGAGCGCCGTCTCGCGCCGCACCCGCTTGGCCACGGCGAAGGCCTGCTGGAAGGCGCGATGCAGGACGGGCCCGAGCGTGCCGGCCTCGCGGGCCTGGTCGTAGGCGCGCTTGACCTGGCCATTGACGTGGGCATCGCCGAGGATGGCCGAGTCGAGTCCCGCCGCCACGGCGAAGAGATGGCCGGCGGCCGCCGCGTCGACGTGGCGCGTCAGCAGGCACGCCGGATCGGTCGCGCGTGCCGTCGGGCGGTCGCGCCGCAGCAGCTGCAGCCAACGCGCGGCGGCGTCCTGGTGGTCGACCACCAGGTAGAACTCCGTGCGGTTGCAGGTCGAGAGGATGGCGGCCTCGCGCAGCCCCTCGACTTCGCGGGCCCGCGCGAGCAGGGCGCGCGCCGCCGGCGCGTCGTAGGACAGGGCCACCCGGAGATCGAGGGCCGCCTGACGGAAGTCGACGCCGAGCAGGACGAGGGACATGACGGAGGCGGCTGGGGGAACCGGGGCGGCCGCTGGGGCCGCCCCGACGAGGGCGATCAGTAGCGGAAGCGCGAGATGAGCTGCTGCAGCTCGGAGGCCATGCGCGCCAGGCCCGACGCCGCGTTCTGCGAGTCGGAGGCGCCGTCGCTCGTGCTGCGCGCCGCCTGGGCGACGCCTGTGATGTTCTGCGCGATCTCGGCGCTGCCGCGTGCGGCCTCGGTGACGTTGCGGGCGATCTCGTTGGTGGTGGCCGTCTGCTCCTCCACCGCGCTGGCGATCGTGTTCGAGATGTCGTTGATCTGGTTGATGATCGCGCTGATCTCGGCAATCGCCTGCGTCGCCCCGCGCGTGTCGCCCTGAATCGCCTCGATCTTCTGGCTGATGTCCTCGGTCGCCTTGGCGGTCTCCTTGGCCAGCTCCTTGACCTCGTTGGCGACTACCGCGAAGCCCTTGCCGGCCTCGCCGGCCCGCGCCGCCTCGATGGTGGCGTTGAGGGCCAGCAGGTTGGTCTGCTGCGCAATCGAGGTGATCACCTTGATCACCTTGCCGATCTCGGCGCTGCTCTCCCCGAGCTTGGCCACGGTGCTGTTGGTGGTCTCGGCCACGCGCACCGCCTGCGTCGCCACCTTGGCGGCGTCGTTGGCGTTCTTGGCGATCTCGCGGATGCTCGCGCCCATCTCCTCGGTGCCGGTGGCCACCGTCTGGACGTTGCGCGAGACTTCCTCGGAGGCCGCCGACACGACGTTGGCCTGCGCGGAGGTCTCCTCGGCGTTGGCGCCCATCTGCGTCGCGACCGCCGTGAGTTCCTCCGACGAGCTCGCCAGGGTCTGCGCGTTGTGGGCGATCGCCCCGACGCTGGCGCGCAGGTCGGCGAGGAACTTCTGCAGCCCCTCGCCCATCTGGCCGATGGCGTCGGCGCCGTGCACGGGCACCTCGCGCGTCAGGTCGCCGGCCGCCGCGGCATTGACCACGTCGAGGATCGCGTCGACCTTCTGCTGCAGCTCCTGCGCGGCCTGCCGCTCCCGCTCCCGCGACAGGCGGGCTTCCTCGGCCAGTCGCACGCTGTCGGTGATCACGGCCCAGCTGACCATCGTGCCGACGTACTCGCCCTTGTGGTCGCGGACGGCGCTCACCTGCAGCTCGAGGGTCTCCTCGCCGAGGCGGATGTTGGCCTTGTGCGGCAGGTTGGTCGGGTCGGCGAGCATCCGGCGCTGGTGCGACGGGTTCTTGTGGAAGATGTCGATGTTCTGCCCGAGGATCTGGTCGGCCTTGATGGGCAGGAGGTGTTCGATGGTCTTGAGCGTCGCCTTCGAGGCGGCATTCACGTAGCGGATGCAGAGGTCGCGATCCGCGTACATGATGTTGATGGGCGCGCTCTCCATCATGCTCATCACGCGCGCCATCTCGGCCTCGAGCTTCAGCTTCTCGGTCACGACCGCCCAGGTCGCCATCGCGCCGATGTAGGCGCCGGCGCGGTCGGTGACGGCGTGGACCTCGAGCTCGAGGGTCTCCGGACCGACGTGGATCTGCGCGTGGTACGGCAGGTTCTTCGGGTCGGCGAGCAGCCGCCGCTGGTGCGCGGGGTTCTTGTGGAAGACGTCGATCGACGTGCCGATCATGTCGTCGACCTTGACGGGCAGCAGGTGCTCGAGCGTCCTGAGCGTCTGCGTCGACGCCGGGTTCATGTAGCGGAGCGTCAGGTCGAGGTCCACGTACATGATGTTGATCGGCGCGAGATCGAGCATCGCCGTGTTGCGCGCCAGCTCGTCCTGGATCGTCGCGAGCTGCTCGCGGTACTTCGCGACCTCGCTCTCCCCCGCCACTGCCTGCGCCGCCGAGATGTTCTCTTCGGCGACGGCCGCCATGACCCCGCCCTTGAACCGACCGTTGGCCATCGAGGACTCCTTCTTGCGGGAACGCGTCCCGCCCTGCGGGACCGGGCGCGGCGTCGTGGCCGCGGCCGTGGTGTTGACGACATCCGACTGCAGCGGCGCGACCGCCGCGATCACTTCGGCCACCAGTGGCGCCGGCACCCCGACCTCGGCGAGGGCGGCCGACAGGTGCGTGGCGACCCGCCCGAAGTCCTCTGCCGTGATCGCCAGGTGCGCGTGCGCCGTCTTCATGTCGCGCCCCCGGTACACCTGCGGCCCGCCGAGCGCCTGGATGAAGAAGGCGTTCTGCCGGCCCTTGAGCCAGCGCATGTTGACGCCGGCGAAGTGGGGCGCGAGGGCCTCGTC from Luteitalea sp. TBR-22 includes:
- a CDS encoding chemotaxis response regulator protein-glutamate methylesterase codes for the protein MSRIRVLIVDDAVVVRRLVSDALADDPEIEVVGTAANGRIALQKIPQVNPDVVTMDVEMPELNGIETVRALRPTYPKLPVIMFSTLTERGGTATLDALAAGASDYVTKPANVGSVALAQQRVREDLIPRIKTLAGRIVVPVAAARPTAPPVPPAPRGAATSARPSHLGDARPSIVAIGVSTGGPNALAALIPSLPADLRVPVVITQHMPPMFTRLLAERLNQQSPLEVREGAPGMLVTPGTVTIAPGDYHMVLERQGTEVRVALNQDPPENSCRPAVDPMFRSVVALYGHRTLGVILTGMGQDGLRGCEGIRDAGGQVLAQDEASSVVWGMPGFVVRAGLADKVLPLPDIAAEITRRVTATTTTGWIASQPVIPRDSRRTEVV
- a CDS encoding response regulator, with protein sequence MRLMLSRMLQDLGFEVAQAGHGREALTHLQQHEDTDLALVDWNMPEMNGLELVEAVRQDTRFANLRMMMVTTETEMSQMARALGAGANEYVMKPFTRDVIADKLRLLGLTQ
- the hemA gene encoding glutamyl-tRNA reductase, which produces MSLVLLGVDFRQAALDLRVALSYDAPAARALLARAREVEGLREAAILSTCNRTEFYLVVDHQDAAARWLQLLRRDRPTARATDPACLLTRHVDAAAAGHLFAVAAGLDSAILGDAHVNGQVKRAYDQAREAGTLGPVLHRAFQQAFAVAKRVRRETALGRGHVSIGGCVAHQLAYAAPLARRVSIIGTGAVATDVARHLAKRGIYDLTIVSKDRGRATELATHVGGRGAVVPQLEDWLADADVVIGATGTSVPVLTSAMLALAGSASSARQGHRPSRLVVCDLGVPRNVDADIEARVFTIDDIRARQDAALTARESAVPAARRLVDAAVEGWTAWHRERALVPAIVGLYARERARREEMAARLWGRAGRAQVHLDARLRRAGRQLLHRQVVALRAKAAGYPGTPGGPAARVTVQG
- a CDS encoding methyl-accepting chemotaxis protein; this translates as MSTATVAAVPLTTLFERLGGVPAIKAAVDAFYVRVLADEALAPHFAGVNMRWLKGRQNAFFIQALGGPQVYRGRDMKTAHAHLAITAEDFGRVATHLSAALAEVGVPAPLVAEVIAAVAPLQSDVVNTTAAATTPRPVPQGGTRSRKKESSMANGRFKGGVMAAVAEENISAAQAVAGESEVAKYREQLATIQDELARNTAMLDLAPINIMYVDLDLTLRYMNPASTQTLRTLEHLLPVKVDDMIGTSIDVFHKNPAHQRRLLADPKNLPYHAQIHVGPETLELEVHAVTDRAGAYIGAMATWAVVTEKLKLEAEMARVMSMMESAPINIMYADRDLCIRYVNAASKATLKTIEHLLPIKADQILGQNIDIFHKNPSHQRRMLADPTNLPHKANIRLGEETLELQVSAVRDHKGEYVGTMVSWAVITDSVRLAEEARLSRERERQAAQELQQKVDAILDVVNAAAAGDLTREVPVHGADAIGQMGEGLQKFLADLRASVGAIAHNAQTLASSSEELTAVATQMGANAEETSAQANVVSAASEEVSRNVQTVATGTEEMGASIREIAKNANDAAKVATQAVRVAETTNSTVAKLGESSAEIGKVIKVITSIAQQTNLLALNATIEAARAGEAGKGFAVVANEVKELAKETAKATEDISQKIEAIQGDTRGATQAIAEISAIINQINDISNTIASAVEEQTATTNEIARNVTEAARGSAEIAQNITGVAQAARSTSDGASDSQNAASGLARMASELQQLISRFRY